AGGAAACAGAAGGTCCTTCCAAGAAGCGCGCCAAAACCGGCGACGACTCTGCATCTGGTGATGCTGCGCCAAAGTGGTCCAATCCCGATCCATACACAGCACTTCCGTGCCCCGACGAGAGCACGCGTAAGAAGAGAGACATGGTGAAGCTGATCCGAAAGGCCCGAGTCGAAGATGAAACCGCTGCCAAACTTGCCGCCTCAACCGAAGCTGAGGACTTTATCTCGTTTGATCTCACTGAAGATGAGGCCAGTGAGGACGAAGTGGTAGAAgtcccccctcccccgcgtgaagcgccgccgccgccgccaccgccTACAAACGCCCCCTCTGGGCCGAAGGCCTCGACTGGACCTCTCAACGCGGTAAAAGAGCCTCTGCCATCTGGACCCAAGCACCAAGCCCTTCCTCCGCGAGACACTGGTGGCCCTCTCGGCTCTCGCAAGCGAACAGCAAACGACGAGATCAAGCCTCCCGACTATGGCCAACTCAAAAAGATCAGCACGAAACCTGCTAAGGGCATGCTACTGTCGAACTGGCAGCCCAAGTCGAGCGAGGATCCCTGCCCTTGGGCGACAGTTGACCATTCTGCTACAACAGACATGGCGTTTCGGTAAGTTTGCACCACCCCAACATATCGCGTGTTGCTTGCCACGATTGGCCCCGGCAACACGTCGACACAGTCACCACTTGAGTCAGGCTGACACATTCTAGGCTACACAAGGAGATCATTGACTTTTACGAATACGTGAGACCCCGCGATTTCGAGCAGCGCATCCGCGACAACCTGGTCGAGAACCTACGAAAGGCGATGCGACGCGATGGTAGAAACTTTGCGAGCGCGACGGTCCATCCCTTTGGATCCTACATGTCCGGCCTATACCTCCCCACTGCAGACATGGACCTGGTTGTCTGCTCAGCAAGTTACATGAGAGGTGGTCCGCCGACTTATCTAGCAGCCAAGAGCTGGCTGTACAAGTTCTCCAAGTTCCTCACCAGTCAACGCGTTGCAGATGCCGATTCAATCGAGGTCATTGCGCATGCCCGTGTTCCCCTGGTTAAGTACGTTGACAAGCAAACTGGCCTGAAAGTGGACATTTCGTTTGAGAACCTGGGCGGTGTTCAGGCCGTCGACACATTCCTGCGGTGGAAGCAGCTCTATCCTGCCATGCCCATTCTCGTGACTGTGATCAAGCATTTCCTTCTCATGCGTGGTCTCAACGAGCCTGTTAATGGAGGCATTGGTGGTTTCTCGGTTATCTGCCTAGTCGTCAGCATGCTGCAACTCAATCCACAGGTCCAAAGCCGCAGTCTCGTCCCCGAGCACAACCTTGGCGAGATGCTCCTCGAGTTCTTGGAACTATACGGCCGTGATTTCCGCTACGAGACCAACGCCATCTCTCTCACCCGGCCGGTTGGGTACATTCGAAAGGTGTGTTTCATTGCATCTATTCCCTCCACTTTGCTGACCAGCTCCCAGAACGACGTGTCGACTTTCAGctacaagaacaaggatCGCCTGTCCATCATCGACCCCAATAACCCTGGCAACGATATTTCGGGCGGATCATCCAACACCCCGGCCATCCTGTCCCGTTTCCATGACGCGTTTAACACGTTGCGTGATAGGATGACGGCTCTTGCCCGGAACCCGAATCGAGGAAACATCCTGGAGGTGATCCTAGAGGGCGATTACTCGTCCTTCCAGATGCAGCGAGACTTTCTCCGACACTGCCACGAACAGTTTATCggaccttgttcttcttgattCACCTTTTGCTGATGCCAACATTTCATTATACCCATCGGTTATACATGCATGATTTTGATGTCGGAGTTGCGGATACGAAAATGGATGTTTAGACGGGAGGCATTGACGACGACCCGGTGGCAGCAAAGACACGGTCTTGCTTTTGC
This window of the Fusarium keratoplasticum isolate Fu6.1 chromosome 3, whole genome shotgun sequence genome carries:
- a CDS encoding Polynucleotide adenylyltransferase, which produces MVRNKPNKKKGGPPNRNNRSYRPSPPPPPHDRGRIESDTWRPDRRHDLPPRPPPRDDFRPGGGDSYRPRMPQSDFTFRVDKPAGIQDYPPNNYRYDRPRRDGRGRGRGGRRWQPPPHPSERAIISGATANLPEERLGEEGTAKFRSIDELSDDDELEMDISDSEETEGPSKKRAKTGDDSASGDAAPKWSNPDPYTALPCPDESTRKKRDMVKLIRKARVEDETAAKLAASTEAEDFISFDLTEDEASEDEVVEVPPPPREAPPPPPPPTNAPSGPKASTGPLNAVKEPLPSGPKHQALPPRDTGGPLGSRKRTANDEIKPPDYGQLKKISTKPAKGMLLSNWQPKSSEDPCPWATVDHSATTDMAFRLHKEIIDFYEYVRPRDFEQRIRDNLVENLRKAMRRDGRNFASATVHPFGSYMSGLYLPTADMDLVVCSASYMRGGPPTYLAAKSWLYKFSKFLTSQRVADADSIEVIAHARVPLVKYVDKQTGLKVDISFENLGGVQAVDTFLRWKQLYPAMPILVTVIKHFLLMRGLNEPVNGGIGGFSVICLVVSMLQLNPQVQSRSLVPEHNLGEMLLEFLELYGRDFRYETNAISLTRPVGYIRKNDVSTFSYKNKDRLSIIDPNNPGNDISGGSSNTPAILSRFHDAFNTLRDRMTALARNPNRGNILEVILEGDYSSFQMQRDFLRHCHEQFIGPCSS